The proteins below are encoded in one region of Rhodohalobacter mucosus:
- the ggt gene encoding gamma-glutamyltransferase has product MRTLFRTVSLIVSLLGALFCFTGCAGTPDSSGITYSVPPQPELPSGYNPKPGWETTEFAVAAANPLATDAGYQVINAGGSAVDAAIAIQMVLTLVEPQSSGIGGGAFLLNWDGNELKAYNGRETAPASADETYFLDENGNPLSYSEAVRSGLSPGIPGTVAMLYHAHQEQGILPWQELFKPAITLARDGFHVSPRLHGLLEADEALRQDSIARDLYYDENGEALPVGNLLKNPALAQLLQKIADEGPEAFYTGAAAESIVNRVRSHPRPGIMTVEDISVYRDREFEVEPMCNEWRLWLICGFPPPASGHLAIMQMLGIMEHLEIQGSSFINGLPAVEWLHFYLESAKLAYADRALYVADPLYVDAPAGDWQSLLKEDYLATRAALIGEQSMDTAQPGYPREEYSTAGMMEIQPESGTSHISVIDRQGNAVSMTTTIESAFGSRIMSDGGTGLPGGFHLNNELTDFSRAPVDEDGNLIANRVQGGKQPRSSMSPTLVFDRESGELIASLGSPGGAAIIHYTAKTMIGMFEWNLNPQQAIDLPNFVNYNGPTLLEEDRFPPALIEALRAMGHEVDESPLTSGLQAIRVTKNGYYGGADPRREGVVMGD; this is encoded by the coding sequence ATGAGAACCCTTTTCCGCACCGTTTCCCTGATTGTTTCACTACTTGGAGCCCTTTTTTGTTTCACCGGTTGCGCGGGTACTCCGGACTCATCGGGAATTACCTACTCGGTACCGCCCCAGCCGGAGCTGCCCAGCGGGTACAATCCGAAACCGGGCTGGGAGACAACAGAGTTTGCCGTAGCCGCCGCCAATCCACTCGCAACCGATGCAGGTTACCAGGTTATCAATGCAGGCGGTTCGGCAGTGGATGCGGCAATTGCAATTCAAATGGTGCTTACGCTGGTTGAACCGCAGTCGAGCGGCATTGGCGGCGGAGCTTTTCTGCTTAACTGGGACGGTAACGAACTGAAAGCCTACAACGGACGCGAAACTGCACCCGCTTCGGCAGATGAGACATATTTTCTGGACGAAAACGGGAATCCGCTGTCATATTCCGAGGCGGTACGAAGCGGACTCTCCCCGGGAATACCCGGTACGGTGGCGATGCTTTACCATGCACATCAGGAGCAGGGCATTCTGCCGTGGCAAGAGCTGTTTAAACCTGCTATAACGCTTGCGCGCGATGGGTTTCATGTGAGTCCCAGGCTGCACGGATTGCTTGAGGCAGACGAAGCGCTCCGGCAGGATTCGATTGCCAGGGATCTGTATTATGATGAGAACGGAGAAGCGCTGCCCGTCGGAAACCTTCTGAAAAATCCGGCATTGGCACAGCTGCTTCAGAAAATTGCGGATGAAGGCCCGGAGGCTTTCTACACCGGAGCAGCAGCTGAGAGTATCGTAAATCGTGTCCGTTCACACCCCAGACCGGGTATAATGACCGTTGAGGATATAAGCGTGTACAGGGATCGGGAATTTGAAGTGGAACCCATGTGCAATGAGTGGCGCCTCTGGCTGATTTGCGGCTTCCCGCCGCCCGCATCAGGGCACCTGGCCATCATGCAGATGCTGGGAATCATGGAACACCTTGAAATCCAGGGGTCCTCGTTTATAAACGGTCTCCCTGCCGTGGAGTGGCTGCATTTTTATCTTGAATCAGCCAAACTGGCCTACGCTGACCGCGCCCTATACGTTGCGGACCCGTTATATGTTGACGCACCCGCCGGTGACTGGCAGAGCCTGCTAAAAGAGGACTACCTTGCAACCCGTGCCGCCCTTATCGGCGAGCAGAGCATGGATACGGCTCAGCCCGGATATCCCAGGGAGGAGTACTCTACGGCGGGTATGATGGAGATACAGCCTGAGAGCGGAACAAGCCATATCAGCGTTATCGACAGGCAGGGCAACGCGGTGTCGATGACAACCACAATTGAGAGCGCATTCGGCAGCCGGATTATGAGCGACGGCGGGACGGGCCTGCCCGGCGGTTTTCATCTTAACAATGAACTTACCGACTTTTCAAGGGCGCCGGTTGATGAAGACGGCAATCTGATTGCAAACAGGGTGCAGGGGGGAAAACAGCCCCGGTCAAGTATGAGTCCCACTTTGGTGTTCGACCGGGAATCAGGCGAGCTGATTGCCAGCCTGGGATCACCGGGCGGTGCAGCCATCATTCACTATACGGCAAAAACCATGATAGGTATGTTTGAGTGGAACCTGAATCCCCAGCAGGCAATCGATCTTCCCAATTTCGTGAATTACAACGGCCCGACTCTACTTGAAGAGGATAGGTTTCCTCCGGCATTAATTGAAGCTCTGAGAGCTATGGGCCATGAGGTGGATGAGTCGCCGCTCACAAGCGGCCTGCAGGCGATCAGAGTGACAAAAAACGGATACTACGGCGGTGCTGACCCACGAAGGGAAGGCGTGGTTATGGGCGATTGA
- a CDS encoding dihydrolipoyl dehydrogenase family protein — protein MKYDYDAMVIGGGAAGLTTAGIAANFGAKTVMIERERLGGDCTWTGCVPSKTLIKAASVIHHMREGEKYGLRMDAAKTDTAGVMKHVDNVRREIYEDADRPEIFEEMGIEVVFGSAAFTDDHTVQITDENGVITTLSARYIFICTGARAFVPPIPGLDGVKYLTNESLFEIDNLPGKLIVVGGGPIGSEMSQSFQRLGTEVHLVDMAPGILINDDREMSDILKMKMEQEGVTFHLNAAVKRVEQMGDSISVYFEADGKAESISAESVLLATGRKANIDALNLDAAGVTYDSSGITVNDACRTNKSHIYAVGDVTGRYQFTHMCEHMAKVAASNALIKVPMKIDKKHVPWVTYTDPEIGQIGATEKELKDKGVTYETYRFPFSKIDRAVTDGVPEGLIKVHAKKWSGRILGASVAGAHAGEMISQYALAMRNGVSLREFADTIHPYPSYGLGARRAADQWYIKNQSESLVKWIKRIFRYRGEIPDYSNPDRIV, from the coding sequence ATGAAATACGACTATGATGCGATGGTGATTGGAGGCGGGGCGGCAGGACTGACCACAGCCGGAATTGCGGCAAATTTTGGTGCCAAAACCGTAATGATTGAGAGAGAAAGGCTTGGGGGAGACTGTACCTGGACCGGTTGCGTTCCCAGTAAAACATTAATCAAGGCGGCTTCAGTGATTCATCATATGCGCGAGGGTGAAAAATACGGACTCCGCATGGATGCCGCGAAGACAGATACGGCCGGCGTTATGAAACATGTTGACAACGTACGGAGGGAGATCTATGAGGATGCCGATCGCCCGGAGATATTTGAAGAGATGGGTATTGAGGTAGTTTTTGGGAGTGCCGCTTTTACAGACGATCATACGGTCCAAATTACCGACGAAAATGGGGTGATCACTACCCTTAGCGCCAGGTATATTTTTATTTGCACCGGTGCCAGGGCATTTGTGCCACCCATTCCCGGTCTGGATGGTGTTAAGTACCTGACAAACGAATCCCTTTTTGAGATCGATAACCTGCCCGGGAAATTGATTGTTGTGGGCGGGGGACCTATCGGTTCAGAAATGTCGCAGAGCTTTCAGAGATTGGGTACGGAGGTTCATCTGGTGGATATGGCTCCCGGAATTCTGATAAACGATGACCGGGAGATGAGTGATATTCTGAAAATGAAGATGGAACAGGAGGGAGTTACTTTTCATCTGAATGCTGCAGTGAAGCGCGTAGAGCAGATGGGGGATTCCATCTCGGTGTATTTTGAAGCAGATGGAAAGGCAGAGTCCATATCAGCAGAAAGTGTGCTTCTCGCAACCGGCCGCAAAGCCAATATTGACGCATTGAACCTGGACGCGGCCGGAGTTACATACGACAGCTCGGGAATCACGGTGAATGATGCATGCCGCACCAATAAATCCCACATTTATGCGGTTGGCGATGTTACCGGCAGATATCAGTTTACCCATATGTGTGAGCACATGGCAAAAGTAGCTGCTTCTAATGCGCTGATTAAGGTTCCGATGAAGATTGACAAAAAGCATGTTCCATGGGTAACCTACACGGATCCTGAAATAGGCCAGATTGGGGCAACGGAAAAAGAGCTGAAGGATAAGGGGGTGACCTATGAAACCTATCGTTTCCCCTTCAGCAAGATCGACCGTGCGGTTACAGACGGCGTTCCGGAAGGGCTGATCAAAGTACATGCCAAAAAATGGAGCGGCAGGATTCTGGGTGCATCGGTCGCAGGAGCGCATGCGGGTGAGATGATCTCACAGTATGCGCTGGCCATGCGCAACGGTGTGTCGCTTCGAGAATTTGCAGATACGATCCATCCCTATCCCAGCTATGGTCTTGGGGCACGACGCGCAGCCGATCAGTGGTATATCAAAAACCAGTCGGAAAGCCTCGTAAAATGGATCAAGAGAATCTTCAGGTACAGGGGAGAGATTCCCGACTACAGCAACCCGGACAGGATTGTATAA
- a CDS encoding TonB-dependent receptor, which yields MIYLYRLLLISLFFFPAILQAQFRGLVHDAQTREPVPFAYVHLAEINRTATADKEGLFFFQNVPPGTYTLSIHRIGYKTYTSQIRVEDETGMTEPDLFLLTPESVVSEEITVTGQAEEVAGSRLQHASSKIIGENLRRNLGSTLAETMKNEPGFNERSLGPAPGRPVIRGLGDERVLILQDGERTGDVSSQSADHAVSVDPMGAEEIEIARGPAALAYGANAIGGVINVVKNQISTSVPSDFSGTLSLLGQTVNSEAAASVDASIPYRDWVVNLDLNGKNGTDYSAPGETITNSYLKNSQNTIGISRVGNSGYVGASASYYVSRYGIPPDPNGGHPNGVDIEMDKLQFDVRAERIFRNSFISLLEARYSFVNYDHSEIESNGTLGTRFGNLSTNVSLKGHNRSWWIFDNGSFGLWGELLDYAVIGARTPESNQYSGAAYMIQEGNSGNLHYEVGTRFEYVLSKPDEQRVSPRIGLIEQREFAALATSASLIYGLTNTVFLGTTAIHSFRPPSLEELYSEGPHLAAYSFEIGNPQLDAERGLGLELFLRHNSNRFQAQLTGYSNLFSNYLYARDTGEQSISDPSLNNYQFVGEEARFLGVEFSGEVRITPGLTAGGMLSYTFAERNVSEEEQNVTGFTGSTRPLPMIPPIQGSLFVRQEIDNFTVSTRFSSTGRQTRVGEFETPTDGFNLLNASVQYRFSTSGLLHTISLRGSNLLNTTYRNHLSRIKEVFPAPGRNVSLLYRVYF from the coding sequence ATGATCTACTTATACAGACTGCTGCTGATATCACTCTTTTTCTTTCCTGCCATTTTGCAGGCACAATTCAGGGGTTTAGTGCATGACGCACAGACGCGTGAACCTGTTCCTTTCGCCTATGTACACCTGGCAGAGATCAACCGTACAGCAACTGCCGACAAAGAAGGGCTTTTCTTTTTTCAGAACGTGCCTCCGGGCACCTATACCCTTTCAATTCACAGAATTGGTTACAAAACCTACACATCGCAGATTCGCGTTGAAGATGAAACCGGCATGACCGAACCGGATCTTTTTCTGCTTACGCCTGAAAGTGTGGTGAGTGAGGAAATTACCGTAACGGGTCAGGCCGAAGAGGTAGCCGGATCAAGATTACAGCATGCATCATCCAAAATTATCGGTGAAAACCTGCGAAGAAATCTGGGCAGCACACTTGCAGAAACCATGAAAAACGAGCCGGGTTTCAATGAACGCAGCCTGGGGCCGGCTCCCGGCAGACCCGTGATCCGCGGTTTGGGCGACGAGCGTGTGCTTATTCTTCAGGACGGTGAACGCACAGGTGATGTTTCATCGCAATCAGCCGATCACGCCGTTAGCGTGGATCCGATGGGTGCCGAAGAGATTGAGATTGCGCGCGGTCCGGCTGCCCTGGCCTACGGTGCCAATGCAATCGGGGGAGTTATCAATGTTGTTAAAAATCAGATATCCACATCTGTACCAAGTGATTTTAGCGGTACCCTTTCGCTTCTCGGGCAAACCGTAAACAGTGAGGCAGCCGCCTCGGTTGACGCTTCCATACCTTACCGCGACTGGGTAGTTAACCTGGACCTGAACGGTAAAAACGGTACCGACTACTCTGCTCCCGGAGAAACCATTACCAATTCATATCTGAAAAATTCACAGAATACGATCGGAATCAGCCGGGTTGGAAACAGCGGATATGTTGGGGCTTCAGCCTCCTATTACGTTTCCCGATATGGAATCCCACCCGATCCAAACGGCGGGCATCCGAACGGTGTGGATATTGAGATGGATAAGCTGCAGTTTGATGTGAGAGCTGAACGTATTTTCAGAAATTCTTTCATCAGCCTTCTAGAAGCGCGATACTCTTTTGTCAATTATGATCATTCCGAAATAGAGTCGAACGGAACACTGGGAACCCGGTTTGGCAACCTTAGCACGAATGTATCGCTGAAAGGGCATAATCGCAGCTGGTGGATTTTTGACAACGGTTCATTCGGGCTCTGGGGTGAGCTCCTCGACTATGCCGTAATTGGTGCTCGCACACCTGAATCAAACCAGTATTCGGGGGCAGCCTATATGATTCAGGAAGGCAATTCGGGAAACCTTCACTATGAAGTGGGAACCCGTTTCGAATATGTGCTATCAAAACCTGATGAGCAGAGAGTATCGCCCAGGATCGGGCTGATCGAGCAGCGCGAATTTGCCGCACTTGCCACATCTGCTTCACTGATTTACGGACTTACGAATACCGTTTTCCTGGGAACTACCGCCATTCACTCGTTCCGCCCACCATCGCTGGAAGAGCTCTATTCCGAGGGGCCTCATCTGGCTGCATACAGTTTTGAAATAGGCAATCCGCAGCTGGATGCTGAAAGAGGCCTTGGGCTTGAGCTCTTTTTGCGGCATAACTCAAACAGATTTCAGGCACAGCTTACGGGCTACAGCAACCTATTTTCCAATTATCTCTATGCACGCGATACCGGAGAACAGAGTATCTCCGACCCTTCCCTGAACAACTATCAGTTTGTGGGTGAAGAAGCACGATTTTTGGGTGTTGAATTTTCCGGAGAGGTGCGTATAACCCCAGGCCTTACAGCCGGGGGAATGCTCTCCTATACCTTTGCAGAACGAAACGTGAGTGAAGAGGAGCAGAATGTAACAGGCTTTACAGGTTCAACAAGGCCTCTGCCCATGATACCGCCCATCCAGGGGTCGCTGTTCGTGAGGCAGGAAATTGATAATTTTACCGTTTCCACCCGGTTTTCATCAACGGGCAGACAAACACGGGTTGGCGAATTTGAAACACCGACCGACGGATTCAATCTCCTGAATGCATCCGTACAGTACCGCTTTTCAACCTCCGGCTTACTGCACACTATCTCCCTTAGAGGCTCAAATCTGCTAAACACTACGTACCGTAATCACTTGTCCAGAATAAAAGAGGTGTTCCCGGCACCGGGCAGAAACGTTAGCTTACTTTACAGAGTGTATTTTTAA
- a CDS encoding stealth family protein, translating to MNNEVPQIDAVITWVDGSDESHQRKRNRIYHLETGKEQSEIPTGRDSTRFVDNGELKFCIRSIRQHAPWIRNIYLITDDQVPDFLTEEVRNRLRIRIVDHREILEGYEWAIPTFNSRTLETALWRIKGLSDRFIYFNDDFVITQPVKPEDFFRGDKVVLRGKWKKVRQYGSFRLKLNDMLSMAMKKVLGITRTMNLLFQIKSAQLAGFYESYYMSPHVPHPVRKETLVEFFNKKPSLFEENIRYRFRSTEQFSGIYLANHLEIRDGNAILERKDESVMLNGEMDIYPILQAKLSRIKNRQARFVCIQGMETFSRAQRRKIKTLLKDEFDLNAPFPKTGPADEKKKEAVNS from the coding sequence ATGAATAACGAAGTACCACAGATTGACGCCGTAATTACCTGGGTTGACGGGAGCGATGAGTCCCATCAGCGCAAGCGTAACAGGATATATCATCTTGAGACGGGAAAGGAGCAGTCTGAAATACCTACGGGCAGAGACAGCACCCGCTTTGTTGATAACGGAGAGCTAAAGTTTTGTATTCGCTCTATCAGGCAACATGCTCCGTGGATCCGCAACATCTATCTCATTACCGATGACCAGGTGCCCGACTTTCTGACCGAGGAGGTGCGAAATCGGCTTCGTATCCGAATTGTGGATCACCGGGAAATACTTGAGGGATATGAGTGGGCCATTCCTACCTTCAACAGCCGCACACTGGAAACGGCGCTTTGGAGAATAAAGGGACTGTCTGACCGGTTTATCTATTTCAATGATGATTTTGTAATCACACAACCCGTAAAGCCGGAGGATTTTTTCCGGGGTGACAAAGTTGTACTTCGGGGGAAATGGAAGAAAGTGAGGCAGTATGGTTCCTTTCGGCTAAAACTGAATGATATGCTGAGCATGGCAATGAAAAAAGTGCTTGGTATCACGCGAACCATGAATCTTCTCTTTCAAATAAAATCTGCGCAGCTTGCCGGATTTTATGAATCGTACTACATGTCACCGCATGTTCCTCATCCTGTAAGAAAGGAGACACTCGTCGAATTTTTCAATAAAAAGCCGTCGCTGTTCGAAGAAAATATCCGGTATCGGTTCAGAAGCACTGAACAGTTTTCGGGTATTTATCTTGCCAATCACCTTGAGATCAGGGATGGAAACGCGATTCTGGAAAGAAAGGATGAATCGGTGATGCTGAACGGAGAGATGGATATCTATCCCATTCTGCAGGCTAAGCTGAGCCGTATAAAAAACAGACAGGCACGGTTTGTATGTATTCAGGGCATGGAGACCTTCAGCCGGGCGCAGCGCAGAAAAATCAAGACTCTGCTAAAGGATGAATTTGACCTGAACGCACCATTTCCGAAAACCGGTCCGGCTGATGAAAAAAAGAAAGAAGCGGTGAACTCATAA
- a CDS encoding amidohydrolase family protein, whose product MKSILVLAITLLFTVPLYAQMPDAPDRTEGEGPYDRLILRGLTMIDGSGSPAVGPVDIVIEGNRIAQIRNVGYPGVPISDSRRPAAREGDVVMDLDGMYILPGFIDMHAHTGGSAQGTVPEYVYKLWLAHGITSIREPGSGNGMDWTIRHKEKSDRNEITAPRIFAYVTFGQGAPGGINSPAEAREWVQMIHENGADGIKFFGARPEIWEAALDEADKLDLGSMAHHAQTRVVYGNVARTAELGLRGMTHWYGLPEALFTDRVIQDYPLDYNYSDEQHRFEEAGRLWAQAAPPGSARWNTLMNELIKLDFEINPTFTIYEASRDLMRARRAEWHETYTLPSLWEFYSPDRRAHGSYWFNWGTEQEVAWKQNYHLWMQFINEYKNRGGLVTVGSDAGYIYKLYGFDYIREMELFREAGFHPLEIFMSASLNGAKVLGVDHELGTIEVGKLADLVIVDENPQENLKVLYGTGAIRVNENNEAVRVGGVRYTIKDGIVYDAKELLRDVADYVEQVKAETGYEIKQPGM is encoded by the coding sequence ATGAAATCGATACTTGTACTGGCTATCACACTACTCTTCACCGTGCCTTTGTATGCTCAGATGCCGGACGCACCAGACAGAACAGAAGGTGAAGGACCTTACGACAGGCTGATATTAAGAGGATTAACCATGATCGACGGTTCAGGGTCTCCAGCTGTGGGACCGGTGGATATAGTGATTGAGGGCAATCGGATCGCACAAATCAGAAATGTAGGCTACCCGGGTGTTCCTATCAGCGACAGCAGACGTCCAGCCGCTCGGGAAGGCGATGTAGTGATGGACCTGGATGGAATGTACATCCTGCCCGGCTTTATTGATATGCATGCGCACACCGGAGGCTCCGCACAGGGTACCGTACCTGAATATGTCTATAAACTTTGGCTTGCACACGGCATCACTTCCATCCGCGAACCCGGATCGGGCAACGGTATGGACTGGACAATCAGGCACAAGGAAAAAAGCGATCGAAACGAAATTACCGCACCACGGATATTCGCCTACGTAACCTTTGGTCAGGGTGCACCCGGCGGAATCAATTCACCGGCCGAGGCCCGCGAGTGGGTGCAAATGATACATGAAAACGGTGCCGACGGCATTAAGTTCTTCGGTGCGCGGCCCGAGATCTGGGAAGCAGCCCTTGACGAAGCAGATAAACTGGATCTGGGCTCTATGGCACACCATGCTCAAACCAGAGTGGTATACGGGAATGTTGCCAGAACAGCGGAGCTTGGCCTTCGCGGCATGACCCATTGGTACGGCCTTCCGGAAGCGCTGTTTACCGACCGCGTAATTCAGGATTACCCTCTTGATTACAACTACAGTGACGAACAGCATCGTTTTGAGGAAGCCGGCAGGCTATGGGCACAGGCTGCGCCGCCCGGGTCGGCGCGGTGGAATACACTGATGAACGAACTGATCAAGCTCGACTTTGAAATAAATCCTACGTTTACCATTTATGAAGCCAGCCGCGATCTGATGCGGGCACGAAGGGCGGAATGGCACGAAACCTACACCCTGCCCTCGCTCTGGGAGTTCTACAGCCCCGACAGACGGGCACATGGCTCTTATTGGTTCAATTGGGGAACCGAGCAGGAGGTGGCCTGGAAGCAGAATTATCATTTATGGATGCAGTTCATCAACGAGTACAAGAACCGCGGCGGTCTTGTTACGGTGGGTTCCGATGCAGGCTACATCTACAAGCTCTATGGATTCGACTATATCCGCGAGATGGAGCTCTTCCGTGAAGCCGGATTCCATCCGCTTGAAATTTTTATGTCGGCGTCACTTAACGGAGCCAAAGTTCTTGGAGTGGATCACGAACTTGGAACCATCGAGGTCGGAAAACTGGCCGATCTGGTGATAGTGGATGAAAACCCGCAGGAGAACCTGAAGGTACTCTACGGAACCGGCGCCATCCGGGTCAACGAAAACAATGAAGCGGTTCGGGTTGGCGGGGTTCGATACACCATTAAAGACGGTATTGTGTACGACGCAAAAGAGCTGCTCAGGGATGTGGCGGATTATGTGGAACAGGTAAAGGCTGAAACAGGTTATGAAATCAAACAACCCGGAATGTAG
- a CDS encoding threonine ammonia-lyase, with protein sequence MTIPQYADIEDAARRIASMIHRTPVLTSSYFNDETGAELFFKCENFQKVGAFKFRGASNAIAKLPDEQGSKGIVTHSSGNHAQAVALAARINGYKATIVMPENAPRVKVNAVRGYGAEVVFCEPTIEARSETAQRVVSELGATFIHPYNHPDVIAGQGTCALELLEEVPELDAILAPVGGGGLISGTAIAAKHLKPGIKVYGAEPELADDAYRSFHSGKIEPVLRTDTIADGLRTSLGELPFEIIQNHVDDIRTVSEQSIIRDMRAVWERMKIIIEPSCSVPLAVMRDQETDLTGKKVGIILTGGNVDLDNLPWQ encoded by the coding sequence ATGACCATTCCCCAGTATGCCGATATCGAGGATGCCGCACGGCGAATAGCATCCATGATACACCGTACACCGGTTCTCACCTCCTCATACTTTAATGACGAAACCGGTGCGGAGCTCTTTTTTAAATGCGAAAACTTCCAGAAAGTAGGCGCCTTCAAATTTCGGGGAGCAAGCAATGCAATTGCAAAACTTCCCGATGAACAGGGAAGTAAAGGCATTGTAACACATTCATCCGGCAATCATGCACAGGCCGTGGCACTGGCCGCACGCATAAACGGCTACAAAGCTACTATTGTGATGCCTGAAAATGCACCGCGCGTAAAGGTGAACGCGGTGCGCGGTTACGGCGCTGAGGTTGTTTTCTGCGAACCCACAATTGAGGCGCGTTCCGAAACGGCACAGCGCGTGGTTTCTGAACTGGGTGCCACCTTCATCCACCCTTATAATCATCCAGATGTGATTGCGGGTCAGGGCACTTGCGCCCTGGAACTTCTGGAGGAGGTGCCCGAACTTGATGCGATCCTGGCTCCTGTCGGGGGCGGCGGCCTGATAAGCGGTACAGCAATTGCGGCCAAACACCTGAAACCCGGTATAAAGGTTTACGGAGCCGAACCGGAGCTGGCCGACGACGCGTACCGGTCTTTTCACTCAGGAAAAATAGAACCGGTTCTTCGAACCGACACGATTGCCGACGGCCTTCGCACCTCCCTTGGTGAGTTACCCTTTGAGATAATCCAAAACCATGTGGACGACATTCGCACCGTATCCGAGCAATCCATCATCCGCGACATGCGGGCCGTATGGGAACGGATGAAAATTATCATCGAGCCCTCCTGTTCAGTTCCGCTGGCTGTTATGAGAGATCAGGAAACAGACCTTACTGGCAAAAAGGTGGGCATTATCCTCACGGGAGGAAATGTGGACCTGGACAATCTTCCCTGGCAATGA
- a CDS encoding Gfo/Idh/MocA family protein, giving the protein MDKIIKWGILGPGNIATLFADDLQLSDRAILQGVASRNLDKARDFSSTYQSHTYYGSYEELADDPDIDVIYIATPHPFHCEQTLMCLQKGKSVLCEKPMGMNATEMKSMFAEARARNLFLMEGMWTRFIPATKKLLQLLNEDAIGELLFMRADFGFKSDAGPESRLFKKSLGGGSLLDIGIYPVYLSLLAFGLPHEIKAMARMTKSGVDSYCSMLFGYADGAKAVLESTFEAETPTEATLFGSRGSIKLQSRFHHSENITITLNGEEQNLKLPYRGNGYFHEIEEVNDCLLNKKTESSNYPLQTSLDLITVLDHVRDEISLSYNS; this is encoded by the coding sequence ATGGATAAAATTATAAAATGGGGAATACTCGGCCCCGGCAACATCGCAACACTGTTTGCAGACGACCTTCAACTATCCGACCGTGCCATCCTTCAGGGCGTAGCTTCCCGGAATTTGGATAAAGCCAGGGATTTCAGCAGCACCTACCAATCTCATACATACTATGGATCGTACGAAGAACTGGCCGACGACCCGGATATAGATGTCATCTATATTGCAACTCCCCACCCCTTTCACTGTGAACAGACCCTGATGTGCCTTCAAAAAGGAAAATCGGTTTTGTGTGAAAAGCCGATGGGAATGAATGCAACAGAGATGAAAAGCATGTTTGCGGAAGCCAGGGCACGAAACCTGTTTCTGATGGAAGGCATGTGGACCCGGTTTATTCCGGCCACAAAAAAACTTCTTCAGCTTCTGAACGAAGATGCCATAGGCGAACTGCTTTTCATGCGCGCAGATTTTGGTTTTAAATCCGACGCCGGACCTGAGAGCCGCCTGTTCAAGAAATCACTCGGAGGAGGTTCACTGCTGGATATCGGCATTTACCCGGTATATCTTAGTCTTCTGGCCTTTGGGCTGCCGCATGAGATCAAGGCGATGGCACGCATGACTAAATCCGGTGTCGACAGCTACTGCTCCATGCTGTTTGGGTATGCAGATGGAGCAAAAGCGGTCCTTGAATCAACATTTGAAGCTGAAACTCCCACTGAAGCGACACTCTTCGGAAGCCGGGGATCCATAAAACTTCAAAGCCGGTTTCACCACTCTGAGAACATCACCATAACCCTGAACGGGGAAGAGCAGAATCTGAAACTACCCTACAGGGGAAACGGATATTTCCATGAGATCGAAGAGGTAAATGACTGCCTGCTCAACAAGAAAACAGAGAGTTCAAATTACCCATTGCAAACAAGCCTGGATCTGATTACCGTTCTGGATCACGTAAGAGATGAGATCTCACTGTCGTACAATTCATAA
- a CDS encoding LPXTG cell wall anchor domain-containing protein, translating to MKVTGIVILLAGIFFILYSFFSEPDSASSTVSWAPWIGLLVLITGGISYFKARKEDTMM from the coding sequence ATGAAAGTAACAGGGATCGTAATATTGCTCGCGGGGATATTTTTTATTCTTTATTCATTTTTTTCTGAACCGGACTCCGCTTCGTCAACGGTTAGCTGGGCGCCATGGATTGGTTTGCTGGTTCTAATAACGGGTGGTATCAGCTATTTTAAAGCGAGAAAAGAAGATACCATGATGTGA